Proteins encoded in a region of the Perca fluviatilis chromosome 6, GENO_Pfluv_1.0, whole genome shotgun sequence genome:
- the camsap1b gene encoding calmodulin-regulated spectrin-associated protein 1-B isoform X3: MDVELCAGGDSTRRKVDLAGVAEGTIDVVPLEMYDSARAKIAANLRWLFAKAYGIDHIPEDLRDPFYTDQYEQEHIKPPVIRLLLSCELYCRVCALILKTEQAASLQSHMSVIQSLSRKGIYVVESDDTPVTDEDLACVPIKMSAHMPMIDALMMAYTVEMISIEKVVASVKRFSTFSASKELPFDLEDAMVFWINKVNMKMREITEREHKVKHHPLESPSHQKSPSKWYWKLVPVRYRREHASGRQLPFFPLLEDLMRDVCDGAAMLTVVNYYCPDLMKLEDICLKEVPSIADSLYNIRLLKEFSNEYLNKSFYLTTEDMLYSPLVLKHNVMVFIAELFWWFETVKPEFVQPRDLQEFKDARAIAQPKSARPSVPISNATKRSFLASPGVADNQSSPEVCNSKGGPTFSPSHPLLPLRQRQQKQQGEDVSGLRNRSNSLTQMDGQPRGSVVAWPDKRQRPLSTLSPYMLQSATDSDADIASGDSVSLARSISKDSLASNAITPKHQISVHQPSQAAMRRVNGHSLLGNVNIEDEEETQVALARTDGPVIPKRVDGTQATATVGPKPDPDSFYLEPLMPSVIKTAKEKSVCLNKEEESGEAPHSSGRGSLRRGDGSTSAVRRKAPCSLNQTFTPPGEQVDLSEEPQQGQADFSPIVTSSVDPSTREPAGGFYLHSDSEEPKSDQGLDAELEDMDEEDLDEAFTTKDPNWHRKAFNKEEEESAKLQEDMNVKEHEDKDMNGGSGRSSPCLSAQSQASSMASGSVRMTSFAERKAQQQRFGSNHDLRSSASSSQRTTPDGSESSGPLASSWRLKRDQSPSSPLGGCPRTGDGSGGSNVLASEIVQLRMQLEEKRRAIEHQKKKMEVLSARQRQKLGKAAFLNIVKKGGGKSDTLPNPLKADVSKDELNGEKAPSSKDDMCVDAFRGDKVVAASNPPGALKADKKGTSGSFYLEEELDLNECSRSIDLLNDAIGSIQQQMMQLSLQQEMLMKQNVQSPSGATPPPPVTSGKNGDSKAGASFHFVEHLSNSGTAPTRKPPKLSSGRGSRSKPSELKISKEQSWQASRTLTPTQSGSETLPHLRQLAGGRSPRADQVDGLRNPTAGETIDRPGHVRSANFRLHDEANMRLPTRVDLKAVAAPEVSFDGCLSSTLRESELNSSDGSGKENIPSDEVQRNKSHLIEVDLSELKAPEEEEAAEDTTTEGVDGEQRSGMGFFFKDEQKAEDELAKKRAAFLLKQQKKAEEARLRKQQLESESELKRDEARRKAEEDRLRKEEEKTRRELIKQEYLRRKQQEILEEQGLVKPKTPKPKQKHRPKSVFREESSSDNFSKGSSTPDNLSNAQSGSSLSLASAATNEADSVNSGGAGSQRCDSVESFPGTRNNSRTAERDWDNGSTASSIASMAEYTGPKLFKEPSSKSNKPIIHNAISHCCLAGKVNEPQKNQILEELDKCESNHLMILFRDGGCQFRALYSYFPDTEEIQKLTGTGPKSITKKMIDKLYKYSSDRKQFTVIPAKTVSVSVDALTIHNHLWQAKRGAVPKKGGK, encoded by the exons ACCATATTCCAGAGGACTTAAGGGACCCGTTTTACACAGACCAGTATGAGCAGGAACACATCAAGCCGCCTGTCATCCGCCTGCTGCTGTCCTGCGAGCTCTACTGCCGTGTCTGCGCCCTCATCCTCAAGACGGAGCAGGCAGCGTCTCTTCAGTCCCACATGTCCGTCATCCAGTCTCTGTCCAGAAAGGGCATTTATGTTGTGGAAAGTGACGACACACCTGTCACAGATGAAGACCTTGCCTGTGTGCCCATCAAAATG AGTGCTCACATGCCCATGATCGATGCCCTGATGATGGCTTACACAGTGGAGATGATCAGCATCGAGAAAGTGGTGGCTTCTGTCAAGCGCTTCTCTACCTTCAGTGCCTCCAAGGAGCTGCCCTTCGATCTGGAGGACGCTATGGTCTTCTGGATCAACAAG GTTAACATGAAGATGAGGGAGATTACAGAAAGGGAGCACAAAGTCAAACACCACCCCCTGGAGTCCCCCAGCCATCAAAAG TCTCCCTCCAAATGGTATTGGAAGCTAGTCCCT GTACGGTATCGTCGGGAGCATGCTTCAGGCCGACAGCTGCCCTTCTTCCCTCTGCTGGAAGACCTGATGAGGGATGTTTGTGACGGAGCTGCAATGCTCACTGTGGTCAACTACTACTGCCCAGACCTCATGAAGCTGGAGG ATATTTGCCTGAAGGAAGTCCCCTCCATCGCTGATAGCCTGTACAACATCCGGCTACTCAAAGAGTTCTCCAACGAGTATCTGAATAAAAGTTTCTATCTGACGACGGAAGACATGCTCTACTCGCCGCTGGTGCTCAAG CACAATGTGATGGTGTTCATTGCTGAGCTCTTCTGGTGGTTTGAGACTGTCAAGCCAGAGTTTGTCCAGCCCAGAGATCTCCAAGAGTTTAAAGATG CTCGAGCCATAGCTCAGCCCAAGAGTGCCCGTCCATCAGTGCCTATTTCCAATGCCACCAAGCGCAGCTTCCTGGCCAGCCCTGGTGTGGCCGATAACCAGAGCAGTCCTGAAGTCTGTAACAG tAAAGGGGGTCCAACATTCAGTCCTTCCCACCCGCTCCTGCCTCTCCGACAGAGGCAACAAAAGCAGCAAGGAGAAGATGTTTCAG GTCTTAGAAACCGCTCCAACTCCCTGACTCAGATGGACGGACAACCCAGAGGCTCTGTTGTTGCATGGCCCGACAAGAGGCAAAG ACCACTGTCCACATTGAGCCCCTACATGCTGCAATCAGCCACAGACAGTGATGCAGACATTGCTTCTGGGGACAGTGTGAGTCTGGCTCGCTCCATAAGTAAGGACAGCCTGGCGTCCAACGCCATCACACCCAAACACCAGATTTCTGTCCACCAGCCATCACAGGCTGCAATGCGCAGAGTCAACGGCCACAGCCTCCTGGGCAACGTCAACATTGAGGACGAGGAAGAAACTCAGGTGGCACTTGCCAGGACTGATGGTCCAGTCATCCCCAAACGGGTTGACGGGACTCAAGCAACTGCCACAGTAGGACCCAAACCTGACCCAGATAGCTTTTACCTAGAACCACTGATGCCTTCTGTGATCAAAACAGCTAAAGAGAAGTCTGTATGCCTAaacaaggaggaggagagtggtgaGGCGCCCCACTCTTCAGGAAGGGGCTCTCTACGCAGAGGAGATGGATCTACATCGGCCGTTCGTAGGAAAGCTCCCTGCAGCTTGAACCAAACCTTTACTCCTCCGGGTGAGCAGGTAGACTTGTCAGAGGAGCCTCAACAGGGTCAGGCAGATTTCAGCCCCATTGTTACCAGCAGTGTTGACCCCTCAACCAGAGAGCCAGCTGGGGGTTTCTACCTTCATTCAGATTCTGAAGAACCAAAGTCTGACCAGGGCTTGGATGCTGAGCTTGAAGACATGGATGAAGAGGATCTGGATGAAGCTTTTACCACTAAAGACCCCAACTGGCACAGGAAAGCCTtcaataaagaagaagaagaatccgCCAAACTCCAAGAGGACATGAATGTGAAAGAGCATGAGGACAAAGACATGAATGGTGGCAGCGGTCGCTCCAGCCCCTGTCTTAGTGCTCAGTCCCAGGCAAGCAGCATGGCCAGTGGCAGTGTACGCATGACCTCCTTCGCTGAGCGCAAAGCCCAGCAGCAGCGCTTTGGCAGCAACCACGACCTGCGCTCCAGTGCCTCCAGCTCCCAAAGGACCACTCCAGATGGGTCTGAGAGCAGCGGGCCCCTGGCTTCCTCCTGGAGGCTTAAAAGGGACCAGAGCCCCTCCTCACCCTTGGGAGGATGCCCTCGTACAGGTGATGGTAGCGGTGGTTCTAATGTACTGGCTTCTGAGATTGTCCAGCTCCGTATGCAGCTGGAGGAGAAACGACGTGCCATTGAGcaccagaagaagaagatggaaGTGCTGTCAGCGAGGCAGAGGCAGAAGCTGGGAAAGGCAGCCTTTCTGAACATCGTAAAGAAAGGTGGAGGCAAGAGTGACACTTTACCCAACCCACTTAAAGCTGACGTGTCTAAAGATGAGCTCAACGGGGAGAAAGCACCGTCAAGTAAAGATGATATGTGTGTGGATGCCTTCAGAGGGGACAAAGTGGTGGCGGCATCCAACCCGCCAGGTGCCTTAAAAGCAGACAAGAAAGGGACCAGTGGTAGCTTCTATCTAGAAGAAGAGTTGGACCTGAATGAGTGCAGCCGTTCCATCGATCTGTTGAACGACGCGATCGGCAGCATCCAGCAACAAATGATGcagctgtcactgcagcaggaGATGTTGATGAAACAGAATGTACAGTCCCCCTCTGGTGCAACCCCACCTCCTCCTGTTACCAGCGGCAAAAATGGTGACTCAAAGGCGGGGGCAAGCTTTCACTTTGTGGAGCACCTCTCTAACAGTGGCACCGCTCCTACCAGGAAACCCCCCAAACTGAGCTCGGGCCGGGGCTCCAGGTCCAAACCATCAGAGCTAAAGATATCCAAGGAGCAGAGCTGGCAGGCCTCCAGGACCCTCACCCCCACCCAGAGTGGGTCAGAGACATTACCACACCTAAGGCAGTTAGCTGGGGGCAGGTCCCCCAGGGCCGACCAGGTCGACGGCCTCAGAAACCCCACGGCAGGAGAGACAATTGACAGGCCAGGCCACGTTCGGAGCGCCAACTTCCGCCTTCACGATGAGGCGAACATGCGCCTGCCGACCCGCGTGGACCTGAAGGCCGTGGCTGCCCCAGAAGTGTCCTTTGACGGGTGCCTGTCCAGCACCCTTAGAGAGTCTGAGCTCAACTCCTCAGACGGTTCAGGGAAAGAGAATATACCATCAGACGAGGTGCAGCGCAACAAATCCCACCTGATTGAGGTCGATCTGTCAGAGCTGAAAGCcccggaggaagaggaggctgccgAGGACACCACGACGGAAGGAGTTGATGGAGAGCAGAGGTCAGGCATGGGCTTCTTCTTCAAG GATGAGCAGAAGGCGGAGGATGAGCTTGCTAAGAAGAGAGCAGCGTTCTTGCTGAAGCAGCAGAAGAAAGCCGAGGAGGCTCGACTCCGTAAACAACAACTAGAATCCGAATCGGAGCTGAAACGAGACGAAGCCAG ACGGAAGGCGGAGGAGGACCGCTTGCGtaaagaagaggagaagacaCGGCGGGAGCTGATAAAGCAGGAGTATCTGCGGAGGAAGCAGCAGGAGATTTTGGAGGAACAAGGCCTCGTGAAGCCCAAAACCCCCAAACCGAAGCAGAAACACAGACCCAAGTCTGTCTTCAGAGAGGAATCCTCCAGCGATAATTTCTCCAAGGGCTCTTCCACAC CTGACAACCTGAGCAACGCCCAATCAGGCTCCAGTCTGTCTCTGGCCTCTGCTGCCACCAACGAGGCTGACAGCGTCAACTCGGGAGGGGCTGGCTCTCAGCG CTGTGACTCAGTGGAGTCGTTTCCAGGCACCCGTAACAACAGTCGAACTGCCGAAAGAGACTGGGACAACGGCTCCACGGCATCTTCCATCGCTTCCATGGCTGAATATACCG GTCCCAAACTATTCAAGGAGCCCAGCTCCAAGTCGAATAAGCCAATCATCCACAATGCAATCTCCCACTGCTGCCTGGCAGGAAAGGTCAATGAGCCTCAGAAGAACCAGATCCTAGAG GAGTTGGACAAGTGCGAGTCCAACCACCTGATGATCCTGTTTCGTGACGGTGGCTGCCAGTTCCGGGCGCTCTACTCGTACTTCCCCGACACCGAAGAGATACAGAAGCTGACGGGAACGGGACCCAAGAGCATCACCAAGAAGATGATTGATAAGCTGTACAAGTACAGCTCAGACCGGAAGCAGTTCACCGTCATCCCCGCCAAGACTGTGTCAGTCAGCGTGGATGCCCTGACCATCCACAACCACCTGTGGCAGGCCAAGAGGGGTGCTGTGCCAAAGAAAGGCGGAAAATAG
- the camsap1b gene encoding calmodulin-regulated spectrin-associated protein 1-B isoform X1, whose product MDVELCAGGDSTRRKVDLAGVAEGTIDVVPLEMYDSARAKIAANLRWLFAKAYGIDHIPEDLRDPFYTDQYEQEHIKPPVIRLLLSCELYCRVCALILKTEQAASLQSHMSVIQSLSRKGIYVVESDDTPVTDEDLACVPIKMSAHMPMIDALMMAYTVEMISIEKVVASVKRFSTFSASKELPFDLEDAMVFWINKVNMKMREITEREHKVKHHPLESPSHQKSPSKWYWKLVPVRYRREHASGRQLPFFPLLEDLMRDVCDGAAMLTVVNYYCPDLMKLEDICLKEVPSIADSLYNIRLLKEFSNEYLNKSFYLTTEDMLYSPLVLKHNVMVFIAELFWWFETVKPEFVQPRDLQEFKDARAIAQPKSARPSVPISNATKRSFLASPGVADNQSSPEVCNRYFLHPEDSDPLKGGPTFSPSHPLLPLRQRQQKQQGEDVSGLRNRSNSLTQMDGQPRGSVVAWPDKRQRPLSTLSPYMLQSATDSDADIASGDSVSLARSISKDSLASNAITPKHQISVHQPSQAAMRRVNGHSLLGNVNIEDEEETQVALARTDGPVIPKRVDGTQATATVGPKPDPDSFYLEPLMPSVIKTAKEKSVCLNKEEESGEAPHSSGRGSLRRGDGSTSAVRRKAPCSLNQTFTPPGEQVDLSEEPQQGQADFSPIVTSSVDPSTREPAGGFYLHSDSEEPKSDQGLDAELEDMDEEDLDEAFTTKDPNWHRKAFNKEEEESAKLQEDMNVKEHEDKDMNGGSGRSSPCLSAQSQASSMASGSVRMTSFAERKAQQQRFGSNHDLRSSASSSQRTTPDGSESSGPLASSWRLKRDQSPSSPLGGCPRTGDGSGGSNVLASEIVQLRMQLEEKRRAIEHQKKKMEVLSARQRQKLGKAAFLNIVKKGGGKSDTLPNPLKADVSKDELNGEKAPSSKDDMCVDAFRGDKVVAASNPPGALKADKKGTSGSFYLEEELDLNECSRSIDLLNDAIGSIQQQMMQLSLQQEMLMKQNVQSPSGATPPPPVTSGKNGDSKAGASFHFVEHLSNSGTAPTRKPPKLSSGRGSRSKPSELKISKEQSWQASRTLTPTQSGSETLPHLRQLAGGRSPRADQVDGLRNPTAGETIDRPGHVRSANFRLHDEANMRLPTRVDLKAVAAPEVSFDGCLSSTLRESELNSSDGSGKENIPSDEVQRNKSHLIEVDLSELKAPEEEEAAEDTTTEGVDGEQRSGMGFFFKDEQKAEDELAKKRAAFLLKQQKKAEEARLRKQQLESESELKRDEARRKAEEDRLRKEEEKTRRELIKQEYLRRKQQEILEEQGLVKPKTPKPKQKHRPKSVFREESSSDNFSKGSSTPDNLSNAQSGSSLSLASAATNEADSVNSGGAGSQRCDSVESFPGTRNNSRTAERDWDNGSTASSIASMAEYTGPKLFKEPSSKSNKPIIHNAISHCCLAGKVNEPQKNQILEELDKCESNHLMILFRDGGCQFRALYSYFPDTEEIQKLTGTGPKSITKKMIDKLYKYSSDRKQFTVIPAKTVSVSVDALTIHNHLWQAKRGAVPKKGGK is encoded by the exons ACCATATTCCAGAGGACTTAAGGGACCCGTTTTACACAGACCAGTATGAGCAGGAACACATCAAGCCGCCTGTCATCCGCCTGCTGCTGTCCTGCGAGCTCTACTGCCGTGTCTGCGCCCTCATCCTCAAGACGGAGCAGGCAGCGTCTCTTCAGTCCCACATGTCCGTCATCCAGTCTCTGTCCAGAAAGGGCATTTATGTTGTGGAAAGTGACGACACACCTGTCACAGATGAAGACCTTGCCTGTGTGCCCATCAAAATG AGTGCTCACATGCCCATGATCGATGCCCTGATGATGGCTTACACAGTGGAGATGATCAGCATCGAGAAAGTGGTGGCTTCTGTCAAGCGCTTCTCTACCTTCAGTGCCTCCAAGGAGCTGCCCTTCGATCTGGAGGACGCTATGGTCTTCTGGATCAACAAG GTTAACATGAAGATGAGGGAGATTACAGAAAGGGAGCACAAAGTCAAACACCACCCCCTGGAGTCCCCCAGCCATCAAAAG TCTCCCTCCAAATGGTATTGGAAGCTAGTCCCT GTACGGTATCGTCGGGAGCATGCTTCAGGCCGACAGCTGCCCTTCTTCCCTCTGCTGGAAGACCTGATGAGGGATGTTTGTGACGGAGCTGCAATGCTCACTGTGGTCAACTACTACTGCCCAGACCTCATGAAGCTGGAGG ATATTTGCCTGAAGGAAGTCCCCTCCATCGCTGATAGCCTGTACAACATCCGGCTACTCAAAGAGTTCTCCAACGAGTATCTGAATAAAAGTTTCTATCTGACGACGGAAGACATGCTCTACTCGCCGCTGGTGCTCAAG CACAATGTGATGGTGTTCATTGCTGAGCTCTTCTGGTGGTTTGAGACTGTCAAGCCAGAGTTTGTCCAGCCCAGAGATCTCCAAGAGTTTAAAGATG CTCGAGCCATAGCTCAGCCCAAGAGTGCCCGTCCATCAGTGCCTATTTCCAATGCCACCAAGCGCAGCTTCCTGGCCAGCCCTGGTGTGGCCGATAACCAGAGCAGTCCTGAAGTCTGTAACAGGTACTTCCTGCACCCTGAAGACTCTGACCCCCT tAAAGGGGGTCCAACATTCAGTCCTTCCCACCCGCTCCTGCCTCTCCGACAGAGGCAACAAAAGCAGCAAGGAGAAGATGTTTCAG GTCTTAGAAACCGCTCCAACTCCCTGACTCAGATGGACGGACAACCCAGAGGCTCTGTTGTTGCATGGCCCGACAAGAGGCAAAG ACCACTGTCCACATTGAGCCCCTACATGCTGCAATCAGCCACAGACAGTGATGCAGACATTGCTTCTGGGGACAGTGTGAGTCTGGCTCGCTCCATAAGTAAGGACAGCCTGGCGTCCAACGCCATCACACCCAAACACCAGATTTCTGTCCACCAGCCATCACAGGCTGCAATGCGCAGAGTCAACGGCCACAGCCTCCTGGGCAACGTCAACATTGAGGACGAGGAAGAAACTCAGGTGGCACTTGCCAGGACTGATGGTCCAGTCATCCCCAAACGGGTTGACGGGACTCAAGCAACTGCCACAGTAGGACCCAAACCTGACCCAGATAGCTTTTACCTAGAACCACTGATGCCTTCTGTGATCAAAACAGCTAAAGAGAAGTCTGTATGCCTAaacaaggaggaggagagtggtgaGGCGCCCCACTCTTCAGGAAGGGGCTCTCTACGCAGAGGAGATGGATCTACATCGGCCGTTCGTAGGAAAGCTCCCTGCAGCTTGAACCAAACCTTTACTCCTCCGGGTGAGCAGGTAGACTTGTCAGAGGAGCCTCAACAGGGTCAGGCAGATTTCAGCCCCATTGTTACCAGCAGTGTTGACCCCTCAACCAGAGAGCCAGCTGGGGGTTTCTACCTTCATTCAGATTCTGAAGAACCAAAGTCTGACCAGGGCTTGGATGCTGAGCTTGAAGACATGGATGAAGAGGATCTGGATGAAGCTTTTACCACTAAAGACCCCAACTGGCACAGGAAAGCCTtcaataaagaagaagaagaatccgCCAAACTCCAAGAGGACATGAATGTGAAAGAGCATGAGGACAAAGACATGAATGGTGGCAGCGGTCGCTCCAGCCCCTGTCTTAGTGCTCAGTCCCAGGCAAGCAGCATGGCCAGTGGCAGTGTACGCATGACCTCCTTCGCTGAGCGCAAAGCCCAGCAGCAGCGCTTTGGCAGCAACCACGACCTGCGCTCCAGTGCCTCCAGCTCCCAAAGGACCACTCCAGATGGGTCTGAGAGCAGCGGGCCCCTGGCTTCCTCCTGGAGGCTTAAAAGGGACCAGAGCCCCTCCTCACCCTTGGGAGGATGCCCTCGTACAGGTGATGGTAGCGGTGGTTCTAATGTACTGGCTTCTGAGATTGTCCAGCTCCGTATGCAGCTGGAGGAGAAACGACGTGCCATTGAGcaccagaagaagaagatggaaGTGCTGTCAGCGAGGCAGAGGCAGAAGCTGGGAAAGGCAGCCTTTCTGAACATCGTAAAGAAAGGTGGAGGCAAGAGTGACACTTTACCCAACCCACTTAAAGCTGACGTGTCTAAAGATGAGCTCAACGGGGAGAAAGCACCGTCAAGTAAAGATGATATGTGTGTGGATGCCTTCAGAGGGGACAAAGTGGTGGCGGCATCCAACCCGCCAGGTGCCTTAAAAGCAGACAAGAAAGGGACCAGTGGTAGCTTCTATCTAGAAGAAGAGTTGGACCTGAATGAGTGCAGCCGTTCCATCGATCTGTTGAACGACGCGATCGGCAGCATCCAGCAACAAATGATGcagctgtcactgcagcaggaGATGTTGATGAAACAGAATGTACAGTCCCCCTCTGGTGCAACCCCACCTCCTCCTGTTACCAGCGGCAAAAATGGTGACTCAAAGGCGGGGGCAAGCTTTCACTTTGTGGAGCACCTCTCTAACAGTGGCACCGCTCCTACCAGGAAACCCCCCAAACTGAGCTCGGGCCGGGGCTCCAGGTCCAAACCATCAGAGCTAAAGATATCCAAGGAGCAGAGCTGGCAGGCCTCCAGGACCCTCACCCCCACCCAGAGTGGGTCAGAGACATTACCACACCTAAGGCAGTTAGCTGGGGGCAGGTCCCCCAGGGCCGACCAGGTCGACGGCCTCAGAAACCCCACGGCAGGAGAGACAATTGACAGGCCAGGCCACGTTCGGAGCGCCAACTTCCGCCTTCACGATGAGGCGAACATGCGCCTGCCGACCCGCGTGGACCTGAAGGCCGTGGCTGCCCCAGAAGTGTCCTTTGACGGGTGCCTGTCCAGCACCCTTAGAGAGTCTGAGCTCAACTCCTCAGACGGTTCAGGGAAAGAGAATATACCATCAGACGAGGTGCAGCGCAACAAATCCCACCTGATTGAGGTCGATCTGTCAGAGCTGAAAGCcccggaggaagaggaggctgccgAGGACACCACGACGGAAGGAGTTGATGGAGAGCAGAGGTCAGGCATGGGCTTCTTCTTCAAG GATGAGCAGAAGGCGGAGGATGAGCTTGCTAAGAAGAGAGCAGCGTTCTTGCTGAAGCAGCAGAAGAAAGCCGAGGAGGCTCGACTCCGTAAACAACAACTAGAATCCGAATCGGAGCTGAAACGAGACGAAGCCAG ACGGAAGGCGGAGGAGGACCGCTTGCGtaaagaagaggagaagacaCGGCGGGAGCTGATAAAGCAGGAGTATCTGCGGAGGAAGCAGCAGGAGATTTTGGAGGAACAAGGCCTCGTGAAGCCCAAAACCCCCAAACCGAAGCAGAAACACAGACCCAAGTCTGTCTTCAGAGAGGAATCCTCCAGCGATAATTTCTCCAAGGGCTCTTCCACAC CTGACAACCTGAGCAACGCCCAATCAGGCTCCAGTCTGTCTCTGGCCTCTGCTGCCACCAACGAGGCTGACAGCGTCAACTCGGGAGGGGCTGGCTCTCAGCG CTGTGACTCAGTGGAGTCGTTTCCAGGCACCCGTAACAACAGTCGAACTGCCGAAAGAGACTGGGACAACGGCTCCACGGCATCTTCCATCGCTTCCATGGCTGAATATACCG GTCCCAAACTATTCAAGGAGCCCAGCTCCAAGTCGAATAAGCCAATCATCCACAATGCAATCTCCCACTGCTGCCTGGCAGGAAAGGTCAATGAGCCTCAGAAGAACCAGATCCTAGAG GAGTTGGACAAGTGCGAGTCCAACCACCTGATGATCCTGTTTCGTGACGGTGGCTGCCAGTTCCGGGCGCTCTACTCGTACTTCCCCGACACCGAAGAGATACAGAAGCTGACGGGAACGGGACCCAAGAGCATCACCAAGAAGATGATTGATAAGCTGTACAAGTACAGCTCAGACCGGAAGCAGTTCACCGTCATCCCCGCCAAGACTGTGTCAGTCAGCGTGGATGCCCTGACCATCCACAACCACCTGTGGCAGGCCAAGAGGGGTGCTGTGCCAAAGAAAGGCGGAAAATAG